The uncultured Trichococcus sp. DNA window CGGACCGAAACCGACATTATCTTTTACATTCAGCCATGGATATAACGTTGGCGACTGGAAGACCACTCCCCGATGCCAGTCCGGCCCCTGAATCGGTTCGCCTTGAAAAATCGCTTCTCCGGTTGTCGGTTGTTGATAACCGGCAATGATTTTCAGCAGCGTGCTTTTTCCGCAACCGGAAGGCCCCAGCACACAGACAAAGTCTTGGGGAGCAATCGTCAGATCGATTTCTTCAAGAGCCAACATCTGGTCTTTGCCACTGCCGTAATCCATACTGACATTGCGGAGTTCGATTAACGGTGATTGTGTATTCATATCAAAACATCCTTATCTTTCCAAGTACATTTCGATGTACTTTGGATTGATGAAAGCATCGAATTCCTCTTGCGATGGAGATTCCGTGATTGATCCTTGCTCCAACAAGAAATCAGCTGTCGCTTTCATGACTTTCGAAAAATCGCCTGCAGTTTCGCTGGTACCCATGTACGCCTCAGAAATTTCTTCTTCCGGCGTCAGCCAAATCGATCCCTGCATCTGGCCCAACGCATTTTCCGCCGTTATTCCAAGCGGTACCGCAACAATTGCGGCTGCCTGTTCCGGATTTTCCCGGTAAAGATTGCCGCCTGCGATAAGCGCCGCAATGAAATCCGCCGTGAGCTCAGGATGCTGTTCCGTGAATCCTTTTCTTGCCAGCAGCACATTCGCCGTCTGGTGGCCCATCGCAGCAACCTGTTCAGAGGAAACCAACATGTCACCGTTTTCCAGCAGACTACCTAAAGAAGGCTGCCACGTATAGGCGGCATCGATGTCCCCTCGTTCCCATGCAGCAACGATGTCAACAGTCTGCATATCCAACAGTTGAACTTGGTCGGCGATACCGGCCTCGTTAAGAACCTGCAGCAAACTATAGTGCGAAGTGGAGGCAAACGTTGTTGCAATGCTCTTTCCGGCCAAATCTTCGACTTTTTCGATTCCGCTGTCTTTACGCACGGCCAAAGCTTCGATTTCACCCAGAATTTCATGCAGCCAAATCAGCTCTACATCCAGCCCTCTTGATAAGGCGATGATGCCGTTAGTGTTGCCCATCGATGCAAAATCGATGCTCCCTGATGCAAACGCTTGGTTCGCTTCCACACCTGAATCGAAAACCAGGAAGTTCGTTTCGATGCCTTTATCCGCAAAATATTCATCGAACAAGGCTTCTGTCTTGGCGATTTTTTCATCGTTCGGCACACGCAAATAACCGATATTGATTTCTTCCGGAAGGTCTGATGTTGTATCCCCGGATCCTCCACAGGCCGCTAATGTACTGGATGCCAAAAAAGTCAGCATCCATCCAAACAGTTTTCTTCTTTTCATATTAATCCTTCCCTTTCCAGAATATAAATTTATTTTCCAAATAGAGTAACCCGCTGTCCATCAGAATGCCCGTGATGCCCATTATGATGATGCCGACGAACATCACATCCGATTTCAGATACCGGGAGGCATCGATAACCATCCAACCGATTCCGGAAGTCGCCGCAGTCATTTCGGCAGCCACCAAAGTGGTGTAGGCAAACCCCATCGCGGTGCGCAATCCCGTGAAAATATCCGGCATACAAGCCGGAAGGACGATTTTGAGAAAGACATCCTTTTGGCTCGCACCCAAAGAACGGGAGCTCAGAATATAGTCCTGATTCACGCTGTTCACTGCCGCAACGCAGGCAATGTAGATTGGAGCAAACGCAGCCAGATAAAGCAACGTGACTTTTGAGGCATCATCGATGCCCATCCATAAAATCAACAACGCATAGTAGGCTAATGGCGGGATCGGCCGATAGAACTGCACAATCGAATCGATGACGGCCCGGAATTTCCCGAAATAACCACTCAGCAATCCAAGCGGAACCGCCGTCACAAAAGCGACGGCCACAGCCCAAAACAACCGCACAAAACTGTCACTCAAATGTTGCCATATACTGATGTTGTTGTATCCATTTCGGACAATGGCGATGAACGTTTCCCACACTTCCTGTGGCGACGGAAGAATCAAAGATGATACCTCACGTAGATTTGTAACCAAAAACCACACCAGAAAAATAGCGAACCATGTGACGAATGTTAATGTAACTTCGAAGCGATTTTTGTTTTTTTTCGCATTCATAAACATCCCCCCTTTATTCATTTATAATAAACTTTATTCCAGATAATAACAATCAAGCGAGCAGAAATAGTTTTCTCCTCGCTTGATCCTGACTATTAAATTAACAGACCGTTGCTGTCTTATTTGTATTAATTGAAGTTATATTCTGTCACGATTGGGTCGCGATTCAAAGTAACGTCATTGAAGTACTCGTATTCAGAAATACCCAGGAAGGAACCGTCTATGTTGTAGATGTTCTCAAAACCTAATTGTCCAAGCGCACGTACCATATTGTAGCTGCGTTGGCTGGAACGGCAGTGAACATAAACCGGCTGATCTTTAGGAATCTCATCCAACCTTCCGCGGAATTGACTCAATGGAATATTGACTGCGCCTTTGACATGACTCTTTTTGTGTTCATGTTCTTCGCGCGCATCGATGATCATCGCACCGCTCTCAACCAATTCACGCACTTTGGTTACCGGCACTTTTTTGAATTCGCCATTCAAAATATTCAACCCGACAAGAACGGCATGGTTCACGACATCCTTGGCTGTGGAGAAGTGCGGGGAGTAGGTCAATTCCAACTCTTTCAAGTCCTCAAGATTGGCGTTCAACATGATTGCCGTAGCGATGACATCGATCCGTTTATCGACATTTCCGCGTCCGACTGCTTGTGCCCCCAAAATTTTTCCTGATGGCACAGCAAAGATCAATTTGAAGAACAAGTTCTCCGCACCAGGCATGATGCTGACCTTATCTTTCGGGATGATGTAAGCAAAATCGTAGGCGATACCGCGTGCTTGGCATTGCTTCTCATTCAAGCCAGTGTTCGCAGAATTCAAACCGAACATTTTCACGCTCGAAGAACCGATGACGCCTGTGTTAAGATAAGTTCGGCCGTATACGTGATCAGCAGCGGCGCGTGCTTGACGTTGCGCGGGACCGGCAAGTGTCAGTTGCGTTTTTTGACCTGTAAAGAAGCAAGTCGTTTCGATTGCATCCCCAACGGCATAAATATGTGGATTACTTGTTTGATAGTGATGGTTCACTTTGATGGAACCAGCGACACCCAATTCCAGACCAGCCTGTTTCGCCAACGCATTTTCCGGCGACACTCCGATGGCCATCACGACGGCTTGCGCTTTGACGGTACGGCCGGAAGCCAATGTCACTTCGTCCGAACCAATCGCTTGGACGCTGTCTTTCAAAATCAGATCTACGCCATTTTTCATGATTTCGCGATTGATGATTTGGACCATATCATAATCCAATGGCGCCATGATTTGGTCTTGCGCTTCGATCAAGGAAACATTGTAGCCCGCCATTTTCAGGTTCTCAGCGACTTCAAGACCGATATAGCCGCCGCCCACGACCGCCACATCTTTGACTTCGTTAGCCTTGGTATAGGCCGTAAGAGCAGCTACATCCGGCACCGTCTTCATGACGAATACATGCTTGGAATCGATCCCTGCGATGGAACGCGGACGAACGGCATTCGCACCCGGCGCCAAGAACAAGACATCGTACGCCTCTTCATACGTTTCGCCTGTCTGCACATTCTTTACGGACACTGTTTTTTCTTCTTTGTTGATTGCCACGACTTCATTGTAGACACGTGCATCGATGTTGTATTGCTTATCGAATTCCGGAGGTGTCATCAACACCAGACTTTCCGATTTCTCGATATCCCCACTGATGTGGAACGGAATGCAACAGTTCGAGAAAGAAACGTACGGCCCTCTTTCGAACATCACGATCTCAGCTGATTCATCCAAACGTCTTACCCGTGCTGCGACTGAAGCGCCTCCAGCAACGCCTCCGACAATTAATACTTTTTTACCCATAGAAAAGGCCCCCTAATATTTTTTTATGTTTCATCCATGGTTCACGTTACCTGCCAAAATCCAGTATTGCTTATTTCTTTCCGATTATTTGTGAAAGAATACACTTTTTACAGAAAACGCTTTCCTATTGATGATACCGCCGATTACCATCGAAATCAAGAAAATATATCCTGAGAAAGAGAAACCGGGAATGGCTGCATACGTCATTTTATATATCCAGTCGTGCATCCTTTCACATTTTATTGCAAAAAAAAGACGATCCGTTCAATATACAAAACACAACATTTC harbors:
- a CDS encoding ABC transporter substrate-binding protein, coding for MKRRKLFGWMLTFLASSTLAACGGSGDTTSDLPEEINIGYLRVPNDEKIAKTEALFDEYFADKGIETNFLVFDSGVEANQAFASGSIDFASMGNTNGIIALSRGLDVELIWLHEILGEIEALAVRKDSGIEKVEDLAGKSIATTFASTSHYSLLQVLNEAGIADQVQLLDMQTVDIVAAWERGDIDAAYTWQPSLGSLLENGDMLVSSEQVAAMGHQTANVLLARKGFTEQHPELTADFIAALIAGGNLYRENPEQAAAIVAVPLGITAENALGQMQGSIWLTPEEEISEAYMGTSETAGDFSKVMKATADFLLEQGSITESPSQEEFDAFINPKYIEMYLER
- a CDS encoding ABC transporter permease subunit gives rise to the protein MNAKKNKNRFEVTLTFVTWFAIFLVWFLVTNLREVSSLILPSPQEVWETFIAIVRNGYNNISIWQHLSDSFVRLFWAVAVAFVTAVPLGLLSGYFGKFRAVIDSIVQFYRPIPPLAYYALLILWMGIDDASKVTLLYLAAFAPIYIACVAAVNSVNQDYILSSRSLGASQKDVFLKIVLPACMPDIFTGLRTAMGFAYTTLVAAEMTAATSGIGWMVIDASRYLKSDVMFVGIIIMGITGILMDSGLLYLENKFIFWKGKD
- a CDS encoding FAD-dependent oxidoreductase; translated protein: MGKKVLIVGGVAGGASVAARVRRLDESAEIVMFERGPYVSFSNCCIPFHISGDIEKSESLVLMTPPEFDKQYNIDARVYNEVVAINKEEKTVSVKNVQTGETYEEAYDVLFLAPGANAVRPRSIAGIDSKHVFVMKTVPDVAALTAYTKANEVKDVAVVGGGYIGLEVAENLKMAGYNVSLIEAQDQIMAPLDYDMVQIINREIMKNGVDLILKDSVQAIGSDEVTLASGRTVKAQAVVMAIGVSPENALAKQAGLELGVAGSIKVNHHYQTSNPHIYAVGDAIETTCFFTGQKTQLTLAGPAQRQARAAADHVYGRTYLNTGVIGSSSVKMFGLNSANTGLNEKQCQARGIAYDFAYIIPKDKVSIMPGAENLFFKLIFAVPSGKILGAQAVGRGNVDKRIDVIATAIMLNANLEDLKELELTYSPHFSTAKDVVNHAVLVGLNILNGEFKKVPVTKVRELVESGAMIIDAREEHEHKKSHVKGAVNIPLSQFRGRLDEIPKDQPVYVHCRSSQRSYNMVRALGQLGFENIYNIDGSFLGISEYEYFNDVTLNRDPIVTEYNFN